Genomic DNA from Candidatus Hydrogenedentota bacterium:
CGCTGTCGGCGGCGTCCTGCAAAACCGTTTGACCTTGCCGGGGGAAATTGCCCTGGACGAAAACAGAGTCGTTCACGTAGTACCCCGCTTGAGTGGCGTGGCAGAGCAAGTCGCTAAAAACCTGGGTGATATGGTCGCCAAGGGAGACCTGCTGGCAAAAATCAACAGCCGCGAACTTGCCGACTTAAAGAGCGACTACCTGGCTTCGCTGGAGCGTCGCTCGCTCGCCCAGTCGCGCTTCGCGCGGGAAAAGGAACTTTTCGAGAAGAAAATCTCCCCCGCCGAGGACTTCCTCTCTGCTAAACAGGCGTTGGCTGAAGAGGACATCATGATCCGAACGAGCGACCAGAAACTGCAGGCGCTGGGACTTTCAACGGAAGCGATTGCCTCGGTGCGTGACCGCAGCGACCGCAGCTTGACGGATTATTCTCTCATTTCCCCGCTTGATGGAACGGTGATCGAGAAGCATCTCACAACCGGCGAATTTGTGGAAGCCCAGGCGGACGCTTTTGTGATCGCCGATCTCAGCCAGGTTTGGGTCTCCGTAGTGGTCTACGCCGCAGACCTAAAAAATATCCGTGACGGACAACAGGTGATCGTGCGCTCCGAGGATCTCGGTATTGAGGCCACCGGAGAAGTCGCCTACATAGGGGCCCTCGTTGGAGAACAAACCCGAACAACCAAGGCAACCGTCGAACTGCCCAATCCCGAAGGACTGTGGCGGCCCGGCCTCTTTGTGTCGGTGGGAATAACCCAGGATGAATTTTCCGTCCCGATTGCCGTGGCTCTGGATGCCGTTCAATCCTTGAAGGATGAATCCGTAGTTTTCGTTCGCGAAGGCGATACGATCGAGTCACGCCCCGTTAAGTTGGGCCGCAGCGACGGGAAACAGGCCGAAATTCTCGAGGGTCTGAATCCCGGTGAAATGTATGTAACAGAGAACAGCTTTCTCGTCAAGGCCGACATCGAAAAAGCTGGCGCGGCGCACGAGCACTAACGGAGACGATGAACATGAAAACAATCACTGCCGTTGTTCGCACCCACGTGCTGGACCGAGTACTACACGCCTTGGAGCGTTGTGAACATTTCCCCGGAGTCACCGTCAGCACTTGTCATGGTGAAAGCCGTGGCAGGGGCGCGGGCGGGACTTATAGCCCGGAACCGGGCCTGTCCATGCGCGAAATGGCACGACTTGAGATTTACTGCACCGACGACCATTGCGCGCACCTGGCCGAGGTTATCAGGACGGCGGCGCACACGGGTATTCCGGGGGATGGTGTGATCGGGATTGCGGATCTCGTCGACATTGTTCGCATTCGCAGCGGCGAGCGCAACGACGCCGCCGTATAGCGCCTCCCCCTCGTCTCCTCTGAAAACGAATAAAAAGGAAAACGCAGCATGTTTGATCGTCTGCTGAAAATATCCATAGAGCAGCGCTGGCTCGTCCTCGTTGCTACGATGGGCATCGCCGCGCTGGGTATATACAGCTATACCTTGCTCCCGATAGATGCCGTGCCGGACATAACGAATGTCCAAGTGCAAGTGAATACCAGGGCGGCCGGGTTCTCTCCTCTGGAAGTGGAACAGCGAATTACCTTTCCGCTTGAAACCGTGATTGCGGGCCTTCCCAAACTTGACTACACGCGCTCCCTGTCGCGTTACGGTTTGTCCCAATTGACCATCGTCTTTAAAGATGGCACCGATATCTACTTCGCGCGCCAGCTCGTGAACGAACGCCTCCAGGAGGCGAAGAGTAATCTGCCACCCGGCCTTGAACCCACGATGGGGCCCATATCGACTGGCCTGGGCGAGATTTACATGTATACCGTAGAGCCTGAGCCTGGCGCCGTCAAGGAAGATGGCCAGCCTTATACAGCGACTGATCTGCGCGAGATACAGGATTGGGTGGTGAAGCCACAGTTGCGCACGGTGCCCGGCGTTACGGAGGTGAACACCATAGGCGGATATGAGAAGCAGTATCACGTTACGCCCGA
This window encodes:
- a CDS encoding efflux RND transporter periplasmic adaptor subunit, with amino-acid sequence MKVLNIVLVALVVVVGGGFAYYFSTMEMPVAATEEGEAGHADEAGEKEHEHTGEEEHAEEGEKHDDHGEEPHEEGGTDEHGDEDGAQHAKIDEATAEKHGLKFAPAVGGVLQNRLTLPGEIALDENRVVHVVPRLSGVAEQVAKNLGDMVAKGDLLAKINSRELADLKSDYLASLERRSLAQSRFAREKELFEKKISPAEDFLSAKQALAEEDIMIRTSDQKLQALGLSTEAIASVRDRSDRSLTDYSLISPLDGTVIEKHLTTGEFVEAQADAFVIADLSQVWVSVVVYAADLKNIRDGQQVIVRSEDLGIEATGEVAYIGALVGEQTRTTKATVELPNPEGLWRPGLFVSVGITQDEFSVPIAVALDAVQSLKDESVVFVREGDTIESRPVKLGRSDGKQAEILEGLNPGEMYVTENSFLVKADIEKAGAAHEH
- a CDS encoding P-II family nitrogen regulator → MKTITAVVRTHVLDRVLHALERCEHFPGVTVSTCHGESRGRGAGGTYSPEPGLSMREMARLEIYCTDDHCAHLAEVIRTAAHTGIPGDGVIGIADLVDIVRIRSGERNDAAV